Within Serratia odorifera, the genomic segment TCACCGGGGCATTGCATTGGCAGTTGAATGCCGCGAACATCAGTAAGCGGCTACAACGGCGGATAATTACTTCTTCACCGCGCTGTTAACGGTTTCAGCGGCTTGCCACACGCGGTATTTCACCTCCACGTCCTGCGGCACATAGACCACGATCGGCAGGCGGCTGTTATAGCGCTGCATTGCGGCATCCCCCAGATTTGCCGCCACAAACTGCCGGTGCTTGCTACCGTCTGGACAGGCCATCATGGTAGAGGCTGGCGCAGACAGTTTATCCAGCACCAGATAATCGTAACCCCAGCCGGACAGCGTCTTGCTTTCCAGTTTGCCGCCCATCATATGGCGGTTGCAGTCCACTTCCAGCGTCTTGCCAATCAGCAGTTCCACTTTAAAGTTTTCTTCATGGTCCTGCTTCGGCAGGTAAATGACCTGTCGCGTCATGCCCTTCTCTGCCTGCGGATAAGGCGCTACCTTTTCCAGCGGCTGTTGGCTGAGGGGGTCGTTGTCGGTCGCAGAGGTCGCCGCACCGGCGGTGGTTGCCATCAGCATGCCGGCAACCAGCAAAGAGATCTTTTTCATTAACTTTCCCTATGATTTTCCTAAAATCCGAGCATACGTTAATACACTCCCTTGCCACATGCCAACGGTTTAATCTTCTTTACATATAGATATCTATAAACTTAACAACCAACATAAAAATAAAATACAGCATAAAAAACGGATAAATAACGCAAAATTCCGTATTAAGGTTTTCTTAAGACAGAATTATTACAGTCGGCGTATCCCTGTTATCTCGCGAGCGCCCCTGTGAAGCGACAAAAACTGGCACAACCTTTGTTAAATCAAACCTCAACAACACCACATATTAAGACATCTGCCATTTACTCTTTGCCGACATCCTTTTACCGTTGGCAGGTTTTTGGTTTGTTGGTCAGTGGTTTGCTGTTGATGTGGCTTTCACGCAACGAGCAACTGGACTGGGCGATCAGCAATTACTGGTATGACGCTGCCAGCGGGCATTTTCCCTGGCAAAACAATTTTTGGCTCGATTTAATCAATCATCGACTGCTGAAAATAAGCGTTATCGGCGCGGCAGCGGCCAGCTTGCTGTGGGCGATCTACCAGCGGCATGCGCGTTTGGCGTTCTGCATGCTGCTGCTGGGTATCGGCCCCTTGGTGGTCGGCGTCCTGAAGGCCAGCAGCGCGCACTCCTGCCCATGGGACCTGCTGGAATACGGCGGTCAGGCGATGTCCTATCCCCTGCTGGGCGCGGTACCGCCCCACCCGGGGCCGGGACGCTGCTTCCCGGGTGGCATGCCTCCAGCGGATTTGCGCTGATGGCGGTGTTTTTTCTGTTTTATCCGCTGCGGCCGCGCATCGCTTATACCTGGTGGTTTGGCGGCCTCACGCTCGGCATGCTGATGGGCTTTGGCCAGGTGATGCGCGGCGCACATTTCTTTTCCCATAACCTGTGGGCAGGTTGGTGGGTTTGGTTCAGCCAACTGGCTGTTTATTGGTGGGTTAGCGGCTACTTAAGCCGCAAGACGAGGTAACTATAATGGAGCAGTTGAATTATCTTCTTTTCGCCTGGATTAACGCGACCCCGGCCTCGCCAGAATGGACGATCGATCTCGCCACCTTCCTGGCACGCGATCTGATCGCCATCGTCCCGCTGCTGATTGTCGGACTGTGGTTATGGGGGCCAAAAAACGCGCTGGTTTCACAACGTGCGGTAGTGGCGAAGACGACAATTGCTCTCGGTTTTTCCCTGTTGGCCTCAGCCTCCATCGGCATGCTGCTACCGCACGAACGGCCATTCGTTGCCGGCATCGGTTATACCTTCCTGCAACATGCTCCTGACAGCTCCTTCCCCAGCGATCACGGCACTGCGATTTTCACCTTTGCCATTGCATTTTTGTGCTGGCACCGCATGTGGTCCGGCATCATGTTGATGGTTGTCGCGGCAGGCATTGCCTGGTCACGCGTCTATCTTGGCGTACACTGGCCGCTGGATATGGTGGGCGGGTTGTTGCTGGGCATGGTTGGTTGTCTGTTCGCGCAACTGGTATGGAATCTGTTTGGCGATCTGATTGCCGCCAAACTGGAACGGCTGTATCGCTTCCTGTTTGCCTTCCCGATCCGCAAAGGCTGGGTAAAAGAGTAATCACCTGCGGGGCGTTACCGCCCCGTTATTTAAACGACCCCGGTGGTCACACAAAACGTCCGGCTTTCGCCAGCGGCAAGCATCAGCAAGCTCCCGGCGCGTTCAGCCGCCAGATACCCCTCAGGCCGACAGGTTGCCGGTAAAACAAACGCGGCAACCTTCTGATCCGCATTATGCAAAATCCAGCGCGTGGCATAATTGAACTGCGCGGTGGAAAAGCGTGTCACGAACCGGTGCCCCTGCGGCGCGAGCATGAAGAACTCGGCCTGGTCGACATACTGCGACAGTCGATCGGCAAAAAAGACGATTTCCGGATCGTAATGCTGCGGCTCGCTCAATTCGCAGACCCCTTGACCACGCTCGGCCAGACGTTGAGTAAACGCCAACCATGACGGCGTCGGCTTAACGTGCGCCGGGATGCTTTCACGCAGTTGCAGCGCTGAACCGGGCAAATTCTGTCGAAACGTCGCGCCCGCCACATAGGCATAATTCATATGACACATATATTGTAGCGGCATTGGCACACCGGCCAGATTGGTGACCTGCATTTCAATATCGAACTGCGCGCTGCACGCCGTCAACCTCACCGCCGGCTGCGCTCGATAACGGTGGCCGAATCCTTTGACATATTCTACGCTGCCGCCTATCGCCAGCCGATCGCCCTCCACCTCCAGCCAGGCTGCGTCCATGGTCGCGCACGGCATTTCGCCATGCAGCGAATGACAGTCCTCCGGCGACGGGCAGCCGTTGCTCAACAGTCCCGAATGGAAGGCAAAGCAACCATAAGTATCTACAATGTTGTCGCCTGGCCGCGGCTGGCTAAACATATTCTCCATTTTTAAATCATGGCCGTCGAACTGCGCGTCCCAGATCATCTGCCCGTAGTACGGCAGCACCGTCAGATGGCCGCGGCTATTCGCCAACGTTAAACCGGCAATGCCGCTGGGATAGCGAAACGCCGTTACGCAGAATGATGCACAGCGGTATACCTCACGCGGTGCAGGACCGAACAACTCAGGAAATAAATGTATTTTCGCTTTCATCCGCATTCTCCTTATGATTGATCGGTAGCCATTCTGTGCGCAGTCTGACGTTTTTGATGGCGAAGCTCCGCCAAAAAATAGAACCCGACATAGGCAAAACACAGTAGCGAGACCACAAACGCCTGTTGCATCGAACCAAGACGGTCGGAAACATAACCCTGCAATGCCGGAACAAACGCCGCGCCGACAATCGACATGACGATGATCGCCCCGGCCACTTCGGTATATTTGTTTTCTACCGTTGCCAGGGTACCGGCATAAATGGTCGCCCAGCAGGGGCCGAACAGCACGCTAACAAACACCGCTGCGTAAACGGCGGTAAAGTTCGGCACCAGCGCTACATAGGCCAGCGT encodes:
- the eco gene encoding serine protease inhibitor ecotin — protein: MKKISLLVAGMLMATTAGAATSATDNDPLSQQPLEKVAPYPQAEKGMTRQVIYLPKQDHEENFKVELLIGKTLEVDCNRHMMGGKLESKTLSGWGYDYLVLDKLSAPASTMMACPDGSKHRQFVAANLGDAAMQRYNSRLPIVVYVPQDVEVKYRVWQAAETVNSAVKK
- the ybjG gene encoding undecaprenyl-diphosphate phosphatase — its product is MEQLNYLLFAWINATPASPEWTIDLATFLARDLIAIVPLLIVGLWLWGPKNALVSQRAVVAKTTIALGFSLLASASIGMLLPHERPFVAGIGYTFLQHAPDSSFPSDHGTAIFTFAIAFLCWHRMWSGIMLMVVAAGIAWSRVYLGVHWPLDMVGGLLLGMVGCLFAQLVWNLFGDLIAAKLERLYRFLFAFPIRKGWVKE
- a CDS encoding aldose 1-epimerase family protein produces the protein MKAKIHLFPELFGPAPREVYRCASFCVTAFRYPSGIAGLTLANSRGHLTVLPYYGQMIWDAQFDGHDLKMENMFSQPRPGDNIVDTYGCFAFHSGLLSNGCPSPEDCHSLHGEMPCATMDAAWLEVEGDRLAIGGSVEYVKGFGHRYRAQPAVRLTACSAQFDIEMQVTNLAGVPMPLQYMCHMNYAYVAGATFRQNLPGSALQLRESIPAHVKPTPSWLAFTQRLAERGQGVCELSEPQHYDPEIVFFADRLSQYVDQAEFFMLAPQGHRFVTRFSTAQFNYATRWILHNADQKVAAFVLPATCRPEGYLAAERAGSLLMLAAGESRTFCVTTGVV